DNA from Flavobacterium aestivum:
AAAAAAATATCCAGCTACGAACCATTGGCTTTAGCCCAAAATTTAAGTATGGTTTTGACGGAAAAATTACCTCCTAGTAATTTAACCGTTTTCGAATTAGTCGCTTTGGGACGTCAGCCCTACACTAATTGGATTGGCACTTTATCAGATGCTGATATTCAAATTGTTCAAGATGCAATAGCGCAAACCCAGATCGAACATTTATCCCAAAAAAAACATTATGAAATAAGTGATGGACAATTACAAAAAGTTTTAATCGCAAGGGCATTGGCTCAAGATACTCCTTTGATTATTCTCGATGAACCTACTACACATCTGGATTTATTACACAAAGTTTCGTTACTGAAACTCTTAAAAAAACTATCACACGAAACTGGAAAATGTATTTTATTTTCGACTCATGATATTGATATGGCTATCCAATTGTGTGACGAAATGATTATTATGACTCCCGAAACTGTGGTTCAAGATGAGCCTTGTAATTTGATATCAAAGGGAATTTTCGACAATATATTTAAGGACGAAAATCTTTTTTTCGACAAAGAAAAAGGAAAATTTACTTTCAAAAATCTATAATAAGTTGTTTATCTTTGTAAGAGTCGTAAAATCTTAAAGATGAAACACTTACTTGGAATTATTTTGTTTTTTGGAATGACCATAAGTTTGGCACAAACAAAGTTGGAAATGACACCTAAAGGTTTTGCTCCTCTTGAAATAGAAACGCCCAATCGACCGATTAATAAACTATTAGAGCAGTCTAAAGAATGGGCTCCCTATTACAATAAAGATGGTTCAGATGTTTTTGACGTGACTGAAAATTCCTTAACAATAGAAGCTGTCTATGAAAATGCTTATTCCTATTGGAATATAGCTGTAAAATATAATTTTGATATCAAATATAGTCTCAAAATTGTATTTAGAGAAGACCAAAAATATACACTTACGTTTATTGTAAAAGAAATTTATACCGGTAGAGTACCTTTGAAAACTACTATAGCTGATTTTTTTACTCCTGAAGGAAAACTCAAAGACGATTATAAAGACGTAAAACCTTCATTAGAAAAAACCGCAAATAAAATTGTAAAGTCTTATATTAATTTCATAGCCCAACAGTCCGCCCCATTATCCGTTACAGGAGTGAATACTAAAAACTGAACACTGAAATACTGGCTTTTAAATTCCTTTCAATAAATTAATGCTCACTGTAGCAATGTCTGAATCTGGAAATTTTTTAAAATAGTTAAGATCCAGAAATAATCCCGCCTCAGCAG
Protein-coding regions in this window:
- a CDS encoding ABC transporter ATP-binding protein, with the translated sequence MSNILSTQNLSIGYTSKKGITTIAENLNLNFQTGKLIALIGANGIGKSTLLRTITGIQKPLHGTVLLNDKKISSYEPLALAQNLSMVLTEKLPPSNLTVFELVALGRQPYTNWIGTLSDADIQIVQDAIAQTQIEHLSQKKHYEISDGQLQKVLIARALAQDTPLIILDEPTTHLDLLHKVSLLKLLKKLSHETGKCILFSTHDIDMAIQLCDEMIIMTPETVVQDEPCNLISKGIFDNIFKDENLFFDKEKGKFTFKNL